One genomic region from Salvia hispanica cultivar TCC Black 2014 chromosome 2, UniMelb_Shisp_WGS_1.0, whole genome shotgun sequence encodes:
- the LOC125203277 gene encoding uncharacterized protein LOC125203277, translating into MEKENDNKQEQREEKHQPPYISSMQPVTTEAYGGGMYGAEEGAQKKPPASDTQSADGPAEATIEPKHKPPPSTGDRDLDITGQSYIQ; encoded by the coding sequence ATGGAGAAAGAGAACGATAATAAACAAGAGCAGAGAGAGGAGAAGCACCAGCCGCCCTACATTTCATCGATGCAACCGGTGACCACGGAGGCATACGGCGGCGGGATGTACGGCGCAGAGGAGGGCGCTCAAAAGAAGCCACCGGCAAGCGACACTCAAAGCGCCGATGGGCCGGCCGAAGCGACCATCGAGCCCAAGCATAAGCCGCCGCCCTCCACCGGAGATCGGGACCTTGATATAACTGGCCAATCTTACATTCAGTGA